Proteins encoded within one genomic window of Triticum aestivum cultivar Chinese Spring chromosome 2D, IWGSC CS RefSeq v2.1, whole genome shotgun sequence:
- the LOC123049894 gene encoding uncharacterized protein, translating into MASRLGVVLALAAVVLLAAAAAAAGQSTPRPPNAQGPKPKPKPMKVKCTENRKENPYCFNRNMDCPANCPQSCYPDCNTCKPVCVCNTPGACGDPRFIGGDGNAFYFHGRRDADFCVVSDRDLHINAHFIGKSGHSGMSRDFTWIQAIAVLFDGHRLYLGARKTGTWDDAVEHLDITLDGEHVYLPADLIEGANWTSSRVPELSVTRTKAANGVLVTVAGKFSVRANAVPITEEESRVHRYGVTADDCLAHLELAFKFDALTDDVHGVVGQTYRSDYVNHFDVRASMPTMGGDATFTTSSLFAADCSVARYGVSRGNDGAAVLSELAGVTCASGMDGKGVVCKK; encoded by the exons ATGGCGAGCCGTTTGGGAGTCGTGCTGGCTTTAGCGGCTGTCGTCCTTCTTGCCGCAGCGGCGGCCGCCGCCGGGCAATCCACGCCACGGCCACCCAACGCCCAGGGCCCGAAGCCGAAGCCGAAGCCGATGAAGGTCAAGTGCACCGAGAACCGCAAGGAGAACCCCTACTGTTTCAACCGGAACATGGACTGCCCCGCCAACTGCCCCCAGTCCTGCTACCCCGactgcaacacatgcaaacccgtCTGCG TCTGCAACACCCCGGGGGCGTGCGGCGACCCGCGGTTCATAGGTGGTGACGGCAACGCCTTCTACTTCCACGGACGCAGGGACGCCGACTTCTGCGTCGTCTCCGACCGCGACCTTCACATCAACGCGCACTTCATCGGCAAGAGCGGCCACAGCGGCATGTCCCGGGACTTCACCTGGATCCAGGCCATCGCTGTGCTCTTCGACGGCCACCGCCTCTACCTCGGCGCCAGGAAGACCGGCACCTGGGACGACGCCGTCGAGCACCTGGACATCACCCTGGACGGCGAGCATGTCTACCTTCCCGCTGACCTCATCGAAGGCGCCAACTGGACGTCCAGCCGCGTGCCCGAGCTGTCGGTGACCCGCACCAAGGCGGCCAACGGCGTCCTCGTCACCGTCGCCGGAAAGTTCAGCGTCAGGGCCAACGCCGTGCCCATCACCGAGGAGGAATCGAGGGTGCACCGCTACGGTGTCACCGCCGATGACTGCCTCGCGCACCTCGAGCTGGCGTTCAAGTTCGACGCGCTCACCGACGACGTCCACGGTGTGGTCGGACAGACGTACCGCTCCGACTACGTCAACCATTTCGACGTGAGGGCCTCCATGCCCACCATGGGAGGAGATGCCACCTTCACCACCTCCAGCCTGTTCGCCGCCGACTGCAGCGTGGCGCGCTATGGAGTCAGCCGTGGAAACGACGGTGCCGCGGTGCTATCTGAGCTCGCTGGTGTCACCTGCGCCAGCGGCATGGACGGCAAAGGTGTCGTGTGCAAGAAGTAA